One Desulfobulbus propionicus DSM 2032 DNA segment encodes these proteins:
- a CDS encoding glucose-6-phosphate dehydrogenase: MDALGGVLCIFGATGDLAAKKILPALQQWSEEGLPFSRVWCLGRRALDAEGYLALIEAKGAVCLGEQLRKRIEYHRLEFEDAAAYQTLAARMHAEGGARTGRRLFFLAVKPDAFVPITTQLHAAGLLATGNPEHRLLLEKPFGDSLRSAAAIQEQLLPLVSEEQLYRIDHYLGKEMIRNILTIRFANRLFSESWHGGAIDRVEVTSIETAGVEERLDYYDRAGAINDMIQSHLLQMVALVAMGAPNDLAPESIRRAKIDVLDHLRPDPSCPPVLGQYAGYQDQVPGSATETAVEATLRVDTPQWQGARFVVRTGKKLAEKRTEIRLHFRPTRLCVDCGETVEAAANQLVIQVFPHEGVELQFNSKTPGYDYDIEQVTAEYCHSCRMIGNRPEAYVKLLKDAWEGDKTLFAGFDELQAQWRIADGLRGAAAQGRLVIYAPGSATLTPLGGLA; this comes from the coding sequence ATGGATGCTCTAGGTGGGGTTCTCTGTATTTTCGGCGCCACCGGCGATCTGGCGGCCAAGAAGATCCTGCCCGCCCTGCAGCAGTGGAGCGAAGAGGGGCTGCCCTTTAGCCGCGTTTGGTGTTTGGGCCGCAGAGCCCTGGATGCGGAGGGGTATCTGGCGTTGATCGAGGCCAAGGGGGCTGTTTGTTTGGGCGAACAGCTGCGCAAGCGTATCGAGTACCACCGTTTGGAGTTCGAGGATGCGGCCGCCTACCAAACCCTGGCCGCCCGCATGCATGCCGAGGGCGGTGCGCGAACCGGCCGGCGGCTGTTTTTCCTCGCCGTCAAGCCCGACGCCTTTGTCCCCATCACCACCCAGCTGCACGCGGCCGGGCTGTTGGCCACCGGCAATCCCGAGCACCGGCTGCTGCTGGAAAAACCCTTTGGCGACAGCCTACGGTCGGCCGCAGCCATTCAGGAGCAGTTGTTGCCGCTGGTGAGCGAGGAGCAGTTGTACCGGATCGATCATTACCTGGGCAAGGAGATGATTCGCAATATTCTCACCATCCGTTTCGCCAACCGCCTCTTCAGCGAGAGCTGGCACGGCGGGGCCATCGACCGGGTCGAGGTCACCAGCATCGAGACCGCCGGCGTGGAGGAGCGGCTCGACTATTACGACCGGGCCGGGGCGATCAACGACATGATCCAGAGTCACCTGTTGCAGATGGTGGCCCTGGTGGCCATGGGGGCGCCGAATGATCTGGCGCCGGAATCGATTCGCCGGGCCAAGATCGATGTCCTCGATCACCTGCGGCCCGATCCGTCCTGCCCGCCGGTACTCGGCCAGTACGCGGGCTACCAGGATCAGGTGCCCGGCTCCGCCACCGAGACCGCGGTCGAGGCCACGTTGCGGGTCGATACGCCCCAGTGGCAGGGCGCGCGATTTGTTGTCCGCACCGGCAAGAAACTGGCCGAGAAGCGGACCGAGATCCGCCTGCATTTTCGGCCGACCCGGTTGTGTGTGGACTGCGGCGAAACCGTTGAGGCGGCCGCCAATCAGCTGGTGATTCAGGTCTTTCCCCACGAGGGCGTGGAGCTGCAATTCAACTCCAAGACGCCCGGATACGACTACGACATTGAACAGGTGACCGCCGAGTACTGCCACAGCTGCAGGATGATCGGCAACCGACCCGAGGCGTACGTCAAGTTGCTCAAGGATGCCTGGGAAGGAGATAAAACCCTGTTTGCCGGCTTTGACGAGTTGCAGGCCCAGTGGCGCATTGCCGATGGGCTTCGGGGCGCGGCCGCACAGGGGCGGCTGGTGATCTATGCGCCCGGCAGCGCCACCCTCACCCCGCTGGGAGGTCTCGCATGA
- the gnd gene encoding phosphogluconate dehydrogenase (NAD(+)-dependent, decarboxylating): MQLGIIGMGKMGLPLALNGRDKGLNIVVFTDKADKRAQLKQEGITVHAGLESFVSALTPPRAVWLMIPAGPPVDAMIARLRPLMAPGDILIDGGNSRYQDSQRRSEELRRDGIHFLDVGTSGGTEGARNGACLMVGGDEAVYGRMEPVFRALSGGSGYGRMGASGAGHFVKMIHNGIEYGMMQAIAEGLEILRHGPMPFALDRVTQVWRKGSIVSGLLMDMTAAALAREPDLGSIKGVVAASGEANWTVEEAVRLGVSAPVIATSLFSRFKSQDQEKYAEKSLAAMRREFGGHAVIAKGED; this comes from the coding sequence ATGCAACTCGGCATCATCGGCATGGGCAAGATGGGCCTGCCGCTGGCCCTCAATGGCCGCGACAAGGGATTGAACATCGTCGTTTTCACCGACAAGGCGGACAAACGGGCGCAACTGAAACAAGAAGGGATCACTGTCCATGCCGGCCTGGAATCGTTCGTCAGCGCCCTGACCCCGCCTCGAGCGGTATGGCTGATGATACCCGCCGGACCGCCGGTGGATGCGATGATCGCCCGCCTCCGTCCGTTGATGGCCCCTGGAGACATTCTCATTGATGGCGGCAACTCGCGCTACCAGGACAGTCAGCGCCGAAGCGAGGAGCTGCGCCGGGACGGAATCCATTTTCTCGATGTCGGCACCAGCGGCGGCACCGAGGGGGCGCGCAACGGCGCCTGTCTGATGGTCGGCGGCGACGAGGCGGTGTATGGGCGAATGGAGCCGGTGTTCAGGGCGTTGAGCGGCGGCAGTGGGTACGGGCGAATGGGGGCGTCCGGTGCCGGCCATTTCGTCAAGATGATTCACAATGGCATTGAATACGGGATGATGCAGGCCATTGCCGAAGGGCTGGAGATTCTCCGCCACGGGCCGATGCCCTTTGCGCTTGACCGGGTGACCCAGGTATGGCGCAAGGGGTCGATCGTCTCCGGTCTGCTGATGGACATGACCGCTGCCGCCCTGGCACGGGAGCCGGACTTGGGTTCGATCAAGGGCGTGGTCGCCGCCTCCGGCGAGGCCAACTGGACGGTCGAGGAGGCGGTGCGGCTCGGGGTTTCGGCGCCGGTGATCGCCACTTCGCTCTTTTCCCGCTTCAAATCCCAGGACCAGGAAAAATATGCCGAGAAATCACTGGCGGCCATGCGGCGCGAATTCGGCGGCCATGCGGTGATCGCCAAGGGCGAGGACTGA
- a CDS encoding peroxiredoxin family protein, with protein MARVDVNTPAPDFTLVDVHGQTVSLADFSGRKNVVLVLNRGFLUPFCRRHMAQLRQGYEQFVRLNTEILVVGPEDASAFRAYWHKENLPFIGLPDPERVVLDRYGQEVNLFKLGRMPAQMLIDKAGRLRYVHYGHSMADIPSNEEILELIEP; from the coding sequence ATGGCCCGAGTCGACGTCAACACCCCGGCGCCCGATTTTACCTTGGTCGATGTGCATGGCCAGACGGTGTCGCTTGCCGATTTTTCCGGACGGAAAAATGTCGTGCTGGTCCTCAATCGCGGTTTTCTCTGACCCTTCTGCCGCCGGCACATGGCGCAGTTGCGCCAGGGATACGAACAGTTCGTCCGGTTGAACACCGAGATCCTGGTCGTCGGTCCGGAAGACGCATCCGCCTTTCGCGCTTACTGGCACAAGGAAAACCTGCCCTTCATCGGCCTGCCCGATCCGGAGCGGGTGGTGCTCGACCGCTATGGTCAAGAAGTGAATCTCTTCAAGCTGGGGCGAATGCCGGCGCAGATGCTGATCGATAAGGCCGGACGACTGCGTTATGTTCACTACGGCCATTCCATGGCCGATATTCCGTCCAACGAGGAGATTCTTGAACTGATCGAACCCTAG
- a CDS encoding diacylglycerol kinase family protein, producing the protein MEPRPDSFSLRARIRSFRFALAGGRLLLVSQHNAWIHALATIAVIVAGLLVRLAVLEWTLLALAIGLVWAMEAVNTAVELLADEITLERRPRIGQAKDVAAFAVLAAAMAAVAVGLLVFLPHFAA; encoded by the coding sequence GTGGAACCGAGGCCTGATTCCTTCTCCCTGCGGGCCAGGATACGCAGTTTCCGGTTCGCCTTGGCCGGCGGCCGCCTGTTGCTGGTCAGCCAGCACAATGCCTGGATTCACGCCTTGGCGACCATCGCGGTGATCGTTGCCGGACTGTTGGTCCGTCTCGCCGTCCTGGAATGGACCCTGCTGGCCCTGGCCATCGGTCTGGTCTGGGCCATGGAGGCGGTCAACACCGCCGTTGAACTGCTGGCCGACGAGATCACCCTGGAGCGGCGGCCCCGAATTGGTCAAGCCAAGGATGTGGCCGCCTTTGCCGTGCTGGCGGCGGCCATGGCGGCGGTGGCGGTCGGGCTGCTGGTCTTTCTGCCCCATTTTGCGGCCTGA
- a CDS encoding alkene reductase translates to MHHLFQPLQIGPLTLPNRILMAPLTRCRADSAHVPTELMAEQYAQRASAGLIIAEATMVMEGHCAFQTEPGLYNQAQIDGWRRVTRAVHDRGGRIFVQLWHGGRACHPLLNHGAQPVSASPIAITNDLTHTPEGKQNYVVPRELGDDELPAIVEGFRQAAVNAQAAGFDGIEIHGANGYLLDQFLRDGCNHRTGPYGGSIDNRARLLLEVLQAVCSVWGGERVGLRLSPISSFNSMGDSDPIGLAIWLAKRLNECNLAYLHLIRGDVLGELKGDVLTPVREQYRGVLIANLRYTPEEAETAIAQRQIDAVAFGTSYIANPDLVERIRKGAPLNSPNPSTFYRPGPEGYIDYPFLAA, encoded by the coding sequence ATGCACCATCTTTTCCAACCGCTTCAAATTGGCCCCCTCACCCTTCCCAATCGTATCCTCATGGCGCCGCTGACCCGGTGCCGGGCCGACAGCGCCCACGTGCCCACGGAGCTGATGGCCGAGCAGTATGCCCAGCGGGCGAGCGCTGGCCTGATCATTGCCGAGGCGACCATGGTCATGGAGGGGCACTGTGCCTTCCAGACCGAACCCGGCCTGTACAATCAGGCGCAAATCGACGGTTGGCGTCGGGTGACCAGGGCAGTGCACGACCGGGGCGGGCGGATCTTTGTCCAACTGTGGCACGGCGGCCGGGCCTGCCATCCCCTGCTCAATCACGGGGCCCAGCCGGTGTCGGCCAGCCCGATCGCCATCACCAACGACCTCACCCATACTCCGGAAGGCAAACAAAACTACGTGGTCCCCCGCGAACTGGGCGACGACGAATTGCCGGCCATTGTCGAGGGATTTCGGCAGGCCGCAGTCAACGCTCAGGCCGCCGGGTTTGACGGTATCGAGATCCACGGAGCCAATGGGTATCTGCTCGATCAGTTCCTCCGCGACGGTTGCAACCACCGCACCGGTCCCTACGGCGGCTCGATCGACAACCGGGCCCGGCTGCTGCTGGAGGTGTTGCAAGCGGTCTGTTCGGTCTGGGGCGGCGAGCGGGTCGGCCTGCGGTTGTCGCCGATTTCCAGCTTCAACTCCATGGGCGACAGCGACCCCATCGGCTTGGCCATCTGGCTGGCCAAACGGCTCAACGAGTGCAACCTTGCGTACCTCCACCTGATTCGCGGCGATGTCCTGGGCGAGTTGAAGGGTGATGTGCTGACGCCGGTGCGCGAGCAGTACCGGGGCGTGCTGATCGCCAATCTGCGCTACACCCCCGAGGAAGCCGAGACCGCCATTGCCCAGCGGCAAATCGACGCGGTGGCCTTTGGCACCAGCTATATCGCCAACCCCGACCTGGTGGAGCGCATCCGCAAGGGAGCGCCGCTCAATTCCCCCAACCCGTCGACCTTCTATCGGCCCGGGCCAGAGGGGTACATCGACTATCCCTTCCTCGCTGCCTGA
- a CDS encoding UDP-glucuronic acid decarboxylase family protein has product MRVANRKRVLVTGGAGFLGSHLCERLLNENCDVLCLDNFYSGTKDNVAHLLNNPFFELIRHDVTFPLYVEVDEIFNLACPASPIHYQWDPVQTTKTSVHGAINMLGLAKRTKAKIFQASTSEVYGDPEVHPQPESYWGRVNPIGIRSCYDEGKRCAETLFFDYRRQHGLEIKVVRIFNTYGPRMHPNDGRVVSNFIVQALRGEDITIYGDGLQSRSFCYVDDLIEGFMRMMASPQEVTGPINMGNPDEFTIRQLAETILAMVGGTSKLVFKPLPQDDPRQRQPDITVARTVLGWQPQVRLAAGLEPTIAYFREVLDLGGKG; this is encoded by the coding sequence ATGCGGGTGGCCAACAGGAAAAGAGTACTCGTTACCGGCGGCGCCGGGTTTTTGGGATCGCATCTGTGCGAGCGACTGCTCAACGAAAACTGCGATGTGCTGTGCCTCGATAATTTTTACAGCGGCACCAAGGACAACGTGGCCCATCTGCTCAATAATCCCTTTTTTGAATTGATCCGCCATGACGTCACCTTTCCGCTCTATGTGGAGGTTGACGAGATCTTCAACCTAGCCTGTCCGGCGTCGCCCATTCATTACCAATGGGATCCTGTGCAGACCACCAAAACGAGCGTTCATGGCGCCATCAACATGCTCGGACTGGCCAAGCGAACCAAGGCCAAAATTTTTCAGGCATCGACCAGCGAAGTCTACGGCGATCCGGAAGTGCATCCGCAGCCGGAAAGCTATTGGGGCCGGGTCAACCCTATCGGTATCCGCTCCTGCTACGATGAGGGCAAGCGCTGCGCCGAGACGTTATTTTTCGATTACCGTCGGCAGCACGGCCTGGAGATCAAGGTGGTGCGCATTTTCAACACCTACGGTCCCCGCATGCATCCCAATGACGGCCGGGTGGTCAGCAATTTCATTGTCCAGGCCCTGCGCGGCGAGGACATCACCATCTATGGCGATGGTCTGCAAAGCCGCAGTTTCTGCTATGTGGACGATTTGATCGAGGGATTCATGCGCATGATGGCCAGTCCCCAGGAGGTGACCGGACCCATCAACATGGGCAACCCCGATGAATTCACCATTAGGCAACTTGCCGAAACCATCCTCGCCATGGTCGGCGGCACATCCAAACTGGTGTTCAAACCCCTGCCCCAGGACGACCCTCGACAGCGTCAGCCGGATATCACCGTCGCCAGGACCGTGCTGGGGTGGCAGCCGCAGGTCCGGCTTGCTGCTGGATTGGAGCCAACCATTGCCTATTTTCGCGAGGTTCTCGATCTCGGCGGGAAAGGCTGA
- a CDS encoding flagellin, producing the protein MALTINTNVASLNAQRNLSRSQGDLATSMERLSSGLRINSAKDDAAGLAISDRMTSQIRGLNQATRNANDGISLAQTAEGAMQESTNILQRMRELAVQAANATNSAADRSALQAEVNQLKTEMNRIANSTTFNGLKILDGSFVSQQFQVGPNPNETIGFSIKSMAADDLGRYYHNAINTTANQGAGSSTAANATPPTTNTIAAQTLTITGSKGTDNLIIGAGATAWEIASQVTNSASKTGVTATARTEVTLDGLSASGVVNLTIGSGGNIATVNASVTTTDMSELATVINDQSGTTGVTATVDAGKLTLVQAEGKDIQISNFSHSTASATIKATAADNNAETLTSGGTDSTRVSGVIEFSSQDSYTLSSNVGVAAGSILSTAANATVIASFEEVTAIDISDVEGANDALKIVDAALGKIDAQRGDLGAIQNRFEATIANLQNVSENLTAARSRIRDADIAQETSEMTKNNILQQAGVAILTQANQTPQLALQLLQG; encoded by the coding sequence ATGGCTTTAACGATCAATACAAACGTCGCGTCCCTGAATGCCCAAAGAAATTTATCCCGCTCCCAAGGCGATCTCGCCACCTCGATGGAGCGGCTCTCTTCCGGACTCCGCATCAACTCCGCCAAGGACGATGCAGCCGGTCTCGCCATCTCCGACCGGATGACCTCCCAGATCCGCGGCCTGAACCAGGCCACGCGCAACGCCAACGACGGCATCTCGCTCGCCCAGACCGCTGAAGGCGCGATGCAGGAATCGACCAACATCCTGCAACGCATGCGGGAACTGGCCGTGCAGGCAGCCAACGCCACCAACTCCGCCGCTGACCGATCCGCCCTCCAGGCCGAGGTCAACCAGCTGAAGACGGAAATGAACCGGATCGCCAATTCAACCACTTTCAACGGGTTGAAAATCCTCGACGGCTCCTTTGTTTCCCAGCAGTTCCAGGTTGGTCCCAACCCCAACGAAACCATTGGCTTTTCCATCAAGTCCATGGCCGCCGACGATCTGGGCCGGTACTATCACAATGCCATCAACACCACGGCCAACCAAGGCGCTGGCTCGTCGACCGCAGCCAATGCCACGCCCCCGACCACCAATACCATCGCCGCGCAAACTTTGACCATCACCGGTTCCAAGGGAACCGACAACCTGATCATCGGCGCCGGCGCCACCGCCTGGGAGATCGCCAGCCAGGTGACCAACTCGGCCTCCAAAACCGGCGTGACCGCCACCGCGAGAACCGAAGTGACCCTCGATGGCTTGTCGGCCTCCGGCGTGGTCAATCTGACCATCGGCTCAGGCGGCAATATCGCGACCGTCAACGCCTCGGTCACCACCACCGACATGAGCGAGCTGGCAACGGTGATCAACGACCAGAGCGGCACCACCGGGGTGACGGCCACCGTCGACGCCGGAAAGCTCACCCTGGTCCAGGCCGAAGGAAAAGACATTCAAATCAGCAACTTTTCCCATTCAACCGCCAGCGCGACCATTAAAGCCACGGCCGCCGACAACAACGCCGAAACACTCACTTCCGGCGGTACCGACTCCACCCGGGTGTCGGGCGTGATTGAATTCTCCTCGCAGGATTCGTACACCCTCTCCTCCAATGTCGGCGTGGCGGCAGGGTCCATTCTCTCGACAGCGGCCAACGCCACCGTGATCGCCAGTTTCGAGGAGGTTACCGCCATCGACATCAGCGATGTCGAGGGAGCCAATGACGCGTTGAAGATCGTTGACGCGGCCCTGGGAAAAATCGATGCTCAGCGGGGCGATCTCGGCGCCATTCAGAATCGCTTTGAAGCGACCATCGCCAACCTGCAGAACGTGTCCGAAAACCTGACCGCGGCCCGATCGCGAATCCGGGATGCCGACATCGCCCAGGAAACCTCGGAAATGACCAAGAACAACATTCTCCAGCAGGCCGGCGTCGCCATCCTCACCCAGGCCAACCAAACCCCGCAGCTGGCCCTGCAACTGCTCCAGGGATAA
- a CDS encoding glycosyltransferase family 4 protein → MPLPLYLALAQGTNFGWGVCSHYLRQELGGMYRDVRMVDEHTPPYVTGSVFHALADLEFNALHQVRGTKNFGYTFFENELTARSVENSAQYECVLAGSTWCLDKLREKGVEHSDLLIQGIDTSRFFPLPPKEENNLFIIFSGGKFELRKGQDLVLSAFKILQKKYQDMVLINCWYNSWPQTIALFQHSRHIQFEAKGESWKEFMLHIYRKNDLDPDRIITLDLVDNQSLRELYAKTDLAVFPNRCEGGTNLVLMEYMACAKPVIASCTSGHKDVVTRENALLLDELHPYQLYDAAGNLWADWEEPSVDQLVALIEYAYHHRQELRRLGERAGQDLQRLTWTQSARSLLNTLLRYDGIGREDILPGH, encoded by the coding sequence ATGCCGCTTCCCCTCTATCTCGCCCTGGCCCAAGGAACCAACTTCGGATGGGGCGTCTGCAGCCACTACCTTCGCCAGGAACTGGGCGGCATGTACCGTGACGTTCGAATGGTGGACGAGCACACACCGCCGTATGTCACGGGCAGCGTGTTCCACGCCTTGGCCGACCTGGAGTTCAATGCCTTGCACCAGGTGAGGGGAACAAAGAACTTCGGCTACACCTTTTTTGAAAACGAACTCACCGCCCGGTCAGTGGAGAACAGCGCCCAGTACGAGTGCGTGCTGGCCGGGTCCACCTGGTGCCTCGACAAACTCCGGGAAAAAGGCGTCGAGCACAGCGACCTACTCATCCAGGGGATCGACACAAGCCGTTTTTTCCCCCTGCCGCCCAAAGAAGAGAACAACCTGTTCATCATTTTTTCCGGAGGCAAATTCGAGCTGCGCAAGGGACAGGACCTGGTCCTGAGTGCATTCAAGATACTCCAGAAGAAATATCAGGACATGGTCCTGATCAACTGCTGGTACAACTCCTGGCCCCAGACCATCGCTCTCTTTCAGCACTCGCGGCACATCCAGTTCGAAGCCAAGGGAGAAAGCTGGAAGGAATTCATGCTCCACATCTATCGCAAAAACGACCTGGATCCGGATCGGATCATCACCCTTGACCTAGTCGACAATCAATCGCTGCGGGAGCTCTACGCCAAAACCGATCTCGCCGTTTTCCCCAATCGCTGCGAGGGCGGCACCAATCTGGTGCTGATGGAATACATGGCCTGCGCCAAACCGGTGATTGCCTCCTGCACCAGCGGGCACAAGGATGTGGTGACCAGGGAGAACGCCCTGCTCCTCGACGAGCTCCACCCCTATCAACTGTATGACGCAGCGGGCAATCTCTGGGCGGACTGGGAAGAGCCCTCGGTGGATCAGCTGGTCGCGCTCATCGAATATGCCTATCACCACCGTCAGGAACTCCGTCGCCTGGGCGAACGGGCCGGTCAGGATTTGCAGCGGCTTACCTGGACACAGAGCGCGCGGTCCCTGCTGAACACCCTCCTCCGCTACGACGGGATAGGCCGCGAGGATATTCTTCCCGGCCATTAA
- a CDS encoding class I SAM-dependent methyltransferase, whose protein sequence is MKGLQRLGCFIDTLKADVYPEIPSEPHLSITRQMIERLLAKQGVEPGQQVLDIGCGQGLALRHFLAAGLKPVGIALGEDVLICQQQGLDVRSMDQSFLEFDDNSFDIIWCRHALEHSIFPYFTLAEFKRVLRSGGRLYIEVPAPDTSCHHETNPNHYSVLGKSMWRSLFVRAGFAVEEEIDIDFTVPAGPDQYWSFFLSLPA, encoded by the coding sequence ATGAAGGGATTGCAGCGATTGGGCTGTTTTATCGATACGTTGAAAGCGGATGTCTATCCGGAAATTCCATCTGAACCGCACCTGTCCATTACCCGGCAGATGATCGAGCGGCTGTTGGCCAAACAGGGGGTCGAGCCGGGGCAACAGGTCCTGGATATCGGGTGCGGCCAAGGCTTGGCCTTGCGCCACTTTCTTGCCGCCGGCCTGAAGCCGGTCGGCATCGCCCTGGGCGAGGATGTGCTGATCTGTCAGCAGCAAGGGCTGGATGTTCGCTCCATGGATCAGTCCTTCCTGGAGTTCGACGACAACTCATTTGACATCATCTGGTGCCGGCATGCCCTGGAACATTCCATCTTTCCTTATTTCACCCTTGCGGAATTCAAACGAGTGTTGAGGTCGGGCGGCCGTCTGTATATCGAGGTGCCGGCTCCCGACACCAGCTGCCACCACGAAACCAACCCCAACCATTACAGTGTGCTGGGAAAAAGCATGTGGCGCAGCCTATTCGTGCGGGCGGGGTTCGCGGTGGAGGAGGAGATCGATATCGATTTTACCGTTCCGGCCGGGCCGGACCAGTATTGGAGCTTTTTTCTCAGCCTGCCGGCTTAA
- a CDS encoding FkbM family methyltransferase → MEQHEVEQKLDRAEALYGERNVEAAAELLVDILNAHPNHSRALADLGVVCYAVEHYEDAVMLFARSVSADNTNFEALNSLMQMFVAGGLPDQALLLWDEFGAFLPRPQQQQLRRLLPRKGKERIKPTRVQVGKVHFSLFLDPHEFSHRHMLDHFQRGLTYEEETTCLFLQQLARGDTVIDVGGHVGYFTLLAAHLVGKPGRVLTFEPSTKNYRKILLHLRKNRLVNAQVFNHALGSTRGTGRFFINLDNYGGHALWDIATHEFNQRSSWCPLVKQIGIQRLDDLISIEEARNVKLIKIDTEGSELAVLQGARATLGEGRVPFVVCEINRFALEHMGGSEQALRAEMAALGYSTYAFVGQGAEVRQLSPSETVLSEHVFNLLFSRERF, encoded by the coding sequence ATGGAACAGCACGAGGTGGAACAGAAGCTCGACCGGGCCGAGGCCCTCTATGGCGAGCGGAACGTGGAAGCGGCGGCCGAACTGCTGGTGGACATTCTCAATGCCCATCCCAATCATTCGCGAGCCCTGGCCGATCTCGGCGTTGTCTGCTATGCGGTGGAGCACTACGAAGACGCGGTCATGCTGTTTGCCCGGTCCGTGAGTGCCGATAACACCAATTTCGAGGCCCTGAACAGCCTGATGCAGATGTTTGTCGCCGGTGGTCTGCCGGATCAGGCCCTGTTGCTGTGGGATGAGTTCGGCGCCTTCCTGCCGCGACCGCAGCAACAGCAGCTGCGCCGGCTTCTGCCCCGGAAGGGCAAGGAACGCATCAAGCCCACGCGGGTACAGGTCGGGAAGGTCCATTTTTCGTTGTTCCTTGATCCCCACGAGTTCAGCCATCGGCACATGCTGGACCATTTCCAGCGCGGTCTGACCTACGAGGAGGAAACAACCTGCCTTTTTCTGCAGCAGCTGGCGCGGGGCGACACGGTGATCGACGTCGGCGGCCATGTGGGGTATTTCACCCTGCTGGCGGCACACCTGGTCGGAAAGCCGGGCCGGGTGCTGACTTTTGAACCTTCCACCAAGAATTACCGCAAGATTCTCCTGCATCTGCGGAAAAATCGCCTGGTCAACGCCCAGGTGTTCAACCATGCGCTTGGCAGCACCCGTGGCACGGGCCGGTTTTTCATCAACCTCGACAACTACGGCGGCCATGCGCTGTGGGATATTGCCACCCATGAGTTCAACCAGCGGTCGAGTTGGTGTCCGTTGGTCAAACAGATCGGCATCCAGCGGCTGGACGATCTGATTTCCATCGAGGAGGCGAGGAACGTCAAACTGATCAAAATCGATACCGAAGGTTCCGAGCTTGCCGTTCTGCAGGGAGCTCGCGCCACGCTTGGCGAGGGGCGCGTTCCGTTCGTGGTTTGCGAGATCAACAGGTTTGCCCTGGAGCACATGGGGGGCAGCGAACAGGCTTTGCGTGCGGAGATGGCCGCCTTGGGCTACAGCACCTATGCCTTTGTCGGACAGGGGGCGGAGGTGCGGCAGCTTAGCCCGAGCGAGACCGTGCTTTCGGAGCATGTGTTCAACCTGCTTTTCAGTCGAGAGCGGTTCTAG